From one Lycium barbarum isolate Lr01 chromosome 6, ASM1917538v2, whole genome shotgun sequence genomic stretch:
- the LOC132644094 gene encoding uncharacterized protein LOC132644094 has protein sequence MDIVDHILEELHFHEPKEEWDRTRWMMTASGKFTIGIAWELLRSKAVKSDVFKNMWISCVHFKISFFFWRLWKYKIPVGEVVRRIGVDTKATCYCYDHRQYETVDHLFVTGNVATKVWTYVKAAVGITTQFQQVRQILQVWWNADCPSMFRTIFKAILMVTMWQIWKWRNTVLHGGKMSINKFAAARRISDGSNLMAEARALHEGDHHFHSFTSLPVKARKILNTEKSHIPYMRIRTAKDHHIPGD, from the exons ATGGATATTGTGGACCATATATTAGAAGAATTGCACTTTCATGAACCAAAAGAAGAGTGGGATAGGACAAGATGGATGATGACAGCTTCAGGCAAATTCACTATAGGCATTGCATGGGAACTTCTAAGGAGCAAAGCAGTCAAGTCAGATGTCTTTAAGAACATGTGGATATCATGTGTACATTTTAAGATATCCTTTTTTTTCTGGAGGTTGTGGAAGTACAAAATACCAGTTGGAGAGGTAGTAAGAAGGATTGGGGTAGATACTAAGGCAACATGTTATTGCTATGATCATAGGCAATATGAAACTGTGGATCATTTGTTTGTTACAGGAAATGTTGCTACAAAAGTATGGACTTATGTTAAAGCTGCTGTTGGCATCACAACACAGTTTCAACAAGTCAGGCAGATTCTTCAGGTCTGGTGGAATGCAGATTGCCCCTCAATGTTCAGAACTATCTTTAAAGCTATTCTAATGGTCACTATGTGGCAGATATGGAAGTGGAGGAATACAGTTCTACATGGAGGGAAGATGTCCATCAACAAA TTTGCAGCAGCAAGAAGGATATCAGATGGCTCAAATTTGATGGCTGAAGCAAGGGCACTACATGAGG gtgatcacCATTTTCATAGTTTTACTTCACTTCCTGTGAAAGCAAGGAAAATTCTAAACACAGAAAAGTCACATATACCATACATGAGGATCAGGACAGCTAAGGACCATCATATTCCTGGAGATTAA